One Epidermidibacterium keratini DNA segment encodes these proteins:
- the fdxA gene encoding ferredoxin: MTYVIALPCVDVKDRACIDECPVDCIYEGERSLYIHPDECVDCGACEPVCPVEAIYYEDDLPDEWSDYYKANVEFFDELGSPGGAAKIGPTGFDHPLIAALPIQHEQTL, translated from the coding sequence ATGACCTACGTGATCGCGCTTCCCTGCGTGGACGTCAAGGACCGCGCCTGCATCGACGAATGTCCTGTCGACTGCATCTACGAGGGCGAACGCTCGCTCTACATCCACCCCGACGAATGCGTCGACTGCGGAGCCTGCGAACCGGTCTGCCCCGTCGAGGCCATCTACTACGAAGACGACCTGCCCGACGAATGGTCTGACTACTACAAGGCCAACGTCGAGTTCTTCGACGAGTTGGGTTCTCCCGGAGGAGCCGCGAAGATCGGACCGACGGGCTTCGACCATCCCCTCATCGCCGCATTGCCCATCCAACACGAGCAGACCCTCTGA
- a CDS encoding FAD-dependent oxidoreductase, which translates to MTPQHVLILGSGAAGAAAARTLASRDDVRVTLVTRTGETPYTRMLIKGIAFGPTPPEMIKLPLPQIEVIADTVLKVDTSAKQVQLTSGAQVSYDALIVATGSMPRSLPADVFGGEDAGQGRVTALHSVEDALGIRKLLTGLGRPARVAIYGGGIIAAETASSLQADGRMVTLVSRSSVPGVGAFGAPVAERLAADHAAKVQARFGRTLQHVDETESGVTITLNDGNPVVADFLLLALGTTPAAPSPWTNGIDVDDHLRAAAEHVYAAGGVATHHDEALGAWRIDHWEDAAAQGAHAAQAALHDLGISDDPGAYLPRSPYMAMVYGQMISGVGYTAGADAHLEAGEEFIVRHETDGIVVGVTGIDAVGTVYQWGQQLHGVRA; encoded by the coding sequence ATGACCCCACAGCACGTTCTCATCCTCGGCTCGGGAGCAGCCGGGGCCGCAGCCGCCCGCACTCTCGCCTCACGCGACGATGTCCGGGTGACGCTGGTGACCCGCACCGGGGAGACGCCCTATACGCGGATGCTCATCAAGGGAATCGCGTTCGGTCCGACACCGCCGGAGATGATCAAGCTCCCGCTGCCTCAGATCGAGGTCATCGCCGACACCGTGCTCAAAGTCGATACCTCGGCGAAGCAGGTCCAGCTGACCTCCGGCGCACAGGTCTCCTACGACGCGCTCATCGTCGCGACCGGGAGTATGCCTCGCTCCCTGCCCGCTGACGTGTTCGGCGGCGAAGACGCCGGACAAGGGCGGGTCACCGCTCTTCACTCCGTGGAGGATGCCCTGGGCATCCGAAAGCTGCTGACCGGACTGGGGCGACCCGCGCGGGTAGCGATCTACGGCGGTGGAATCATCGCAGCCGAGACAGCCTCGTCTCTGCAAGCCGACGGACGCATGGTCACGCTGGTCTCCCGCAGTTCAGTTCCCGGCGTCGGAGCGTTTGGGGCGCCCGTGGCTGAGCGCCTCGCCGCCGACCATGCCGCCAAGGTGCAGGCCCGATTCGGTCGCACTCTCCAGCATGTCGACGAAACAGAATCCGGTGTCACCATCACCCTCAACGACGGAAATCCCGTCGTGGCTGACTTCCTTCTCCTCGCGCTCGGCACGACGCCCGCAGCCCCGTCACCGTGGACGAACGGTATCGACGTCGACGATCACCTCCGCGCCGCGGCAGAACACGTCTACGCAGCCGGAGGTGTGGCCACGCACCACGACGAGGCACTGGGCGCCTGGCGCATCGACCATTGGGAAGACGCCGCCGCACAGGGTGCGCATGCCGCGCAGGCCGCATTGCACGACCTCGGCATTAGCGACGATCCGGGCGCCTACCTGCCACGCAGCCCTTACATGGCAATGGTCTACGGTCAGATGATCTCCGGAGTCGGGTACACAGCCGGCGCAGACGCCCACCTGGAAGCCGGTGAGGAGTTCATCGTCCGCCACGAGACCGACGGCATCGTCGTCGGCGTCACTGGCATCGACGCAGTCGGCACCGTCTACCAGTGGGGGCAGCAGCTCCACGGCGTGCGGGCATAG
- a CDS encoding heavy metal translocating P-type ATPase — MTDPNSHQHHGHETDTPAHGEHHHGSVSAHASADAHGTREGQHTGHQGHAMDHGQHSGHTGLDEHGGHDEHAQHGGHGDHSGHGGHGDHVGQFRRLFWINLVIAIPAVALSPMFAMLLGYEVPGWAGWVAAALGTVMYVWGGRPFLTGAVSELKSRKPGMMLLIALAITVAFFASWAATLGLVHHELEFWWELALLIVIMLLGHWIEMRSLAQTTSALDSLAALLPDEAERVEGENVVKVAPADLDVGDVVIVRPGGSVPADGTIVDGRADMDESMITGESRPVSRGEGQTVTAGTVATDSGLRVEITATGDDTALAGINRLVAEAQNSSSRAQRIADKAAAWLFWFALGAALVTAVVWTLIGMPDEAVVRTITVLVIACPHALGLAIPLVVSIATERAARGGVLVKDRLALESMRQVDAVLFDKTGTLTKGEPTVTGVEPTGELDADQVLALAASAEADSEHPLAKAIVTAAKDKGLALQQASGFSSSPAVGVTATVSGQKVRVGGPRLLEETGQHEVGTAEAWRSEGAIILHVLRGGQVVGGLRLADEVRPESRDAVDALHALGVEVVMITGDAEAVANEVGRELGIDRVFAGVRPEDKSAKVSQLQEEGKRVAMVGDGVNDAPALAQADVGIAIGAGTDVAIASAGVILASSDPRSVLSIIQLSRRAYGKMKQNLWWAAGYNLLSVPLAAGILAPVGFVLPMSIGAILMSASTVVVALNAQLLRRIDLTPEASTRSVLERQK; from the coding sequence ATGACGGACCCGAACTCACACCAGCACCACGGCCACGAAACCGATACACCCGCCCACGGCGAGCATCACCACGGGTCTGTGTCCGCGCACGCCTCGGCGGATGCGCACGGCACGCGCGAGGGTCAGCACACCGGGCATCAGGGCCACGCCATGGACCACGGGCAGCACTCAGGCCACACGGGCCTCGACGAGCACGGCGGCCACGATGAGCATGCCCAGCACGGTGGGCACGGAGATCACAGCGGCCATGGCGGGCACGGGGACCACGTTGGCCAGTTCCGCCGGCTGTTTTGGATCAACCTCGTCATCGCCATCCCCGCGGTTGCCCTCTCACCGATGTTCGCCATGCTGCTGGGCTACGAGGTCCCCGGCTGGGCGGGCTGGGTCGCCGCGGCACTGGGCACCGTCATGTACGTCTGGGGCGGCAGGCCCTTCCTCACCGGTGCCGTCAGCGAGTTGAAGTCCCGCAAGCCCGGGATGATGCTGCTCATCGCTCTGGCGATCACGGTGGCCTTCTTCGCCTCCTGGGCCGCCACGCTCGGGCTCGTCCATCACGAGCTCGAATTCTGGTGGGAACTGGCGCTGCTGATCGTCATCATGCTGCTGGGCCATTGGATCGAGATGCGCTCCCTGGCCCAGACCACCTCGGCGCTCGACTCGTTGGCGGCACTGCTGCCAGACGAGGCCGAGCGCGTCGAGGGCGAGAACGTCGTCAAGGTGGCCCCAGCCGACCTCGACGTGGGCGACGTGGTCATCGTGCGCCCCGGCGGCAGCGTCCCGGCCGACGGAACCATCGTCGACGGCCGCGCCGACATGGACGAGTCCATGATCACCGGCGAGTCCCGCCCGGTCTCTCGCGGCGAGGGCCAGACCGTCACCGCCGGCACCGTCGCCACCGACTCCGGCCTGCGGGTGGAGATTACCGCCACCGGTGACGACACCGCCCTGGCCGGCATCAACCGGCTCGTCGCCGAGGCGCAGAACTCATCCTCCCGCGCCCAGCGGATCGCCGACAAGGCCGCGGCCTGGCTGTTCTGGTTCGCTCTTGGCGCGGCGCTGGTCACTGCGGTCGTCTGGACGCTCATCGGCATGCCCGACGAGGCCGTCGTGCGCACCATCACCGTGCTCGTCATCGCCTGCCCCCACGCCCTCGGCCTGGCGATCCCGCTGGTCGTCTCCATCGCCACCGAGCGAGCCGCCCGCGGAGGCGTCCTAGTGAAGGACCGCCTGGCGCTGGAGTCCATGCGGCAGGTCGACGCGGTGCTGTTCGACAAGACCGGCACGCTGACCAAGGGCGAGCCCACCGTCACCGGCGTCGAGCCGACCGGCGAACTCGACGCCGACCAGGTCCTCGCCCTCGCTGCCTCGGCCGAGGCCGACAGCGAGCACCCGCTCGCCAAGGCCATCGTCACCGCCGCCAAGGACAAGGGCCTTGCCCTCCAGCAGGCCAGCGGCTTCTCATCCTCGCCCGCCGTCGGCGTCACCGCGACCGTCTCCGGCCAGAAGGTCCGCGTCGGCGGGCCCCGGCTGCTCGAGGAGACCGGTCAGCACGAGGTCGGCACGGCCGAGGCATGGCGCTCCGAGGGCGCGATCATTCTGCACGTTCTCCGCGGCGGCCAGGTGGTCGGCGGGCTGAGGCTCGCCGACGAGGTCCGGCCAGAATCCCGCGACGCCGTCGACGCCCTCCACGCCCTCGGTGTCGAGGTCGTCATGATCACCGGCGATGCCGAGGCGGTCGCGAACGAGGTCGGACGGGAGCTCGGCATCGACCGCGTCTTCGCCGGCGTGCGCCCGGAGGACAAGTCCGCGAAGGTCTCCCAGCTGCAGGAAGAGGGCAAGAGGGTCGCGATGGTCGGCGACGGCGTCAACGACGCCCCGGCTCTGGCGCAGGCCGATGTCGGCATCGCGATCGGCGCGGGCACCGATGTCGCCATCGCCTCGGCCGGGGTGATCCTGGCCAGTTCCGACCCACGCAGCGTGCTCTCGATCATCCAGCTGTCGCGACGCGCATACGGCAAGATGAAGCAGAACCTGTGGTGGGCCGCCGGCTACAACCTTCTTTCGGTGCCGTTGGCGGCCGGTATCCTGGCACCGGTGGGATTCGTCCTGCCAATGTCGATCGGCGCGATCCTGATGTCAGCCTCCACCGTGGTTGTCGCGCTCAACGCCCAGCTGCTGCGGCGCATCGACCTCACACCCGAAGCCAGCACGCGTTCCGTCCTGGAGCGCCAGAAGTAA
- a CDS encoding carboxymuconolactone decarboxylase family protein, protein MPRFSRLTPETAVGASRDLLGDLVERHGQVGDMVSTMAHSPAVLGGYLQLSKAMRRAKLDRKVSELVSIAVQSKQGCGMCLASHISAARSLGVSDDEIALAQQGTAMTGPVAAMIALGLQVYREPTSITDEQIDELRGYGYSDREISDVVGVVSLNILTGAFNLVAGLTPGD, encoded by the coding sequence ATGCCCCGTTTTTCCCGATTGACCCCTGAGACCGCAGTGGGGGCCTCACGAGACTTGCTCGGCGATCTCGTCGAGCGGCACGGCCAGGTCGGAGACATGGTCTCGACGATGGCGCACTCCCCGGCGGTGCTCGGCGGCTATCTGCAGCTGAGCAAAGCCATGCGTCGCGCCAAGCTCGACCGTAAGGTCAGCGAGCTCGTTTCGATCGCCGTGCAGTCGAAGCAGGGATGCGGAATGTGCCTGGCCTCGCACATCAGCGCGGCACGATCGCTCGGGGTCAGCGATGACGAGATCGCACTCGCCCAGCAGGGTACGGCGATGACCGGCCCGGTCGCGGCGATGATCGCGCTCGGCCTCCAGGTCTACCGTGAGCCTACGTCGATCACCGACGAGCAGATTGACGAGCTTCGGGGATACGGGTACAGCGACCGTGAGATCTCTGATGTCGTCGGGGTCGTGTCGCTGAACATTCTCACCGGCGCCTTCAACCTGGTTGCTGGCCTCACGCCGGGCGACTGA
- a CDS encoding MFS transporter — protein sequence MAAASAPSLFYPQIAERLGLIPVATTLVFAVYTFTLLAALLYLGPLSDHVGRRPVVAAGSLALALSVAMFWFAGSLAALLVARALQGLAAGLLIPALSAMMIDFESPSHRNIAALWNTIGPMIGLGAGALGAALLLDLTSEPTTAVFGSLVLAFLIVATVVWSTPELAPKTRIRRGDLRPRFTVPPHLRRMFTAGVPVIIAGWATNGLFLALGADLVGSELGGSTHTQAGIVIFALAISGVTASSVLQRRSARTISLYATSALAFGTAVSIGALALGSYSAYVASVAIVGSGFGTAFLGVLRTLMPHTASSERAAVMAVIYTVAYLAFGVPTIVAGLLVPVLTLSGTMTILGAIIIALSLVATVLRLRIPHPAAGPAETDDFPEPPTGSHRRSAPDREEQP from the coding sequence ATGGCCGCTGCCAGCGCGCCGTCCTTGTTCTACCCCCAGATCGCCGAACGGCTCGGACTCATCCCCGTCGCCACCACACTCGTGTTCGCGGTCTACACCTTCACCCTCCTGGCCGCGCTGCTCTACCTCGGACCACTCTCCGACCACGTCGGCCGACGTCCGGTCGTGGCCGCCGGTTCTTTGGCGCTGGCGCTGAGCGTGGCCATGTTCTGGTTCGCCGGTAGCCTCGCGGCGCTCCTGGTCGCCCGAGCCTTGCAAGGGCTCGCAGCGGGTCTGCTGATCCCGGCGCTGTCGGCGATGATGATCGACTTCGAGTCCCCGTCGCATCGGAACATCGCAGCCCTGTGGAACACGATCGGCCCGATGATTGGCCTTGGGGCCGGGGCTCTCGGTGCTGCGCTTCTCCTCGATCTCACCTCCGAACCGACAACTGCCGTCTTCGGGTCGCTCGTGCTTGCCTTCCTCATCGTGGCAACGGTCGTGTGGAGCACACCGGAACTGGCCCCGAAGACCCGGATACGACGTGGCGACCTCCGTCCGCGGTTCACCGTGCCACCGCACCTGCGCCGCATGTTCACCGCCGGAGTGCCCGTGATCATCGCCGGGTGGGCGACCAACGGGCTTTTCCTCGCGCTCGGAGCCGACCTCGTCGGCAGTGAGCTTGGGGGCTCCACGCACACCCAAGCTGGGATCGTCATCTTCGCACTGGCGATCTCCGGAGTCACCGCCTCGTCCGTCCTACAGCGGCGTTCCGCCCGCACCATCAGCCTGTATGCGACCAGTGCCCTGGCGTTCGGCACCGCAGTGAGCATCGGCGCCCTCGCACTCGGTTCCTACTCAGCCTATGTCGCCTCGGTCGCGATCGTCGGTTCCGGGTTCGGCACAGCGTTCCTCGGGGTACTGCGCACACTCATGCCCCACACGGCATCGTCGGAACGCGCCGCCGTGATGGCTGTGATCTACACAGTTGCCTACCTGGCATTCGGCGTGCCCACCATCGTCGCCGGATTGCTCGTGCCGGTGCTCACCCTGTCGGGGACGATGACGATCCTCGGTGCGATCATCATCGCCCTCAGCCTCGTCGCCACCGTCCTGCGCCTGCGCATCCCGCACCCGGCCGCAGGCCCGGCAGAGACTGACGACTTCCCCGAGCCTCCCACCGGCTCTCACCGCCGATCCGCACCCGACCGAGAGGAGCAGCCATGA
- a CDS encoding YdhK family protein produces the protein MQRRLRTGLAAGALGVALVLAGCASGADDDQQTDPSATEEHQGHGGNNAESGDEEMEHPMDGGPAPEGIAEASEPTYPVGTEVQLTADHMEGMEGATATISGAFDTYTYSVNYTPAGGGDPVTDHKWVVQEEIEDAGDELLADGTEVTLLAEHMEGMEGVKATIASSTDETVYMVDYETDGMKMTNHKWVVESEIQPAS, from the coding sequence ATGCAGAGGAGACTGCGAACAGGACTGGCAGCGGGAGCGCTCGGAGTGGCGCTCGTGCTCGCCGGTTGCGCCAGCGGAGCAGACGACGACCAGCAGACCGACCCTTCGGCTACTGAGGAGCATCAGGGCCACGGCGGCAACAACGCAGAAAGCGGTGATGAGGAGATGGAGCACCCGATGGACGGCGGACCGGCACCCGAGGGTATCGCCGAAGCCAGTGAGCCCACCTACCCTGTCGGTACCGAGGTGCAGCTCACGGCCGACCACATGGAAGGCATGGAAGGGGCTACAGCAACGATTTCCGGCGCATTCGACACGTACACGTACTCCGTGAACTACACGCCCGCAGGTGGCGGCGACCCCGTCACTGATCACAAGTGGGTCGTGCAGGAAGAAATTGAGGATGCCGGCGACGAGCTTCTGGCCGACGGCACAGAGGTGACTCTGCTCGCCGAGCACATGGAAGGCATGGAAGGCGTAAAGGCCACCATCGCTTCGTCCACCGATGAGACGGTCTACATGGTCGACTACGAGACGGACGGCATGAAGATGACGAACCACAAGTGGGTCGTCGAGAGCGAGATCCAACCAGCGTCCTGA
- a CDS encoding heavy metal translocating P-type ATPase has product MSTSAPPTGGPDIELEIGGMTCASCANRIEKKLNKLDGVAATVNYATEKAKVTVPAGYDPSLLVAEVEKTGYTAALPKPKDTTANMSETEAGEEEDSELTSLRHRLIGAIVLTVPVIAMAMIPALQFTYWQWASLALAAPVIIWGAWPFHKAAWTNLKHGAATMDTLISMGTSVALLWSLYALFLGTAGTPGMTHPFEFTIAPSDGAANIYLEVGAGVTMFILAGRYFEKRSKRQAGAALRALLELGAKEVAVLRDGVEVKIPTSELAVGDEFIVRPGEKIATDGLVTSGSSAVDASMLTGESVPVEVREGDSVTGATVNAGGRLVVRATRVGSDTQLAQMAKLVEDAQTGKAEVQRLADRISGIFVPIVIVVAFITLGAWLGGGFPVAAAFTAAVAVLVIACPCALGLATPTALLVGTGRGAQMGVLIKGPEVLESTRKVDTVVLDKTGTVTSGKMTLTDVITEPGVDRTELLRFAGALEDSSEHPIAQAIAKGATQEVGQLPTPEDFANVEGKGVQGIVEGTPVVVGRESLLADWSQKLSPEVAQAKAQAEGEGKTVVAIGWDGAARGILVVADTVKPTSAEAIRGLKEIGLTPVLLTGDNEAVARQIASEVGIDEVIAEVLPKDKVDVVTRLQEEGKIVAMVGDGVNDAPALAQADLGLAMGTGTDVAIEASDITLVRGDLRAAVDAIRLSRKTLSTIKTNLFWAFAYNTAAIPVAALGMLNPMLAGAAMAFSSVFVVGNSLRLRGFTSVASK; this is encoded by the coding sequence ATGAGCACATCAGCGCCCCCAACGGGTGGGCCGGACATCGAGTTGGAGATCGGCGGGATGACCTGCGCCTCCTGCGCGAACCGGATCGAGAAGAAGCTGAACAAGCTCGATGGCGTCGCGGCCACCGTCAACTACGCCACTGAGAAGGCTAAGGTCACCGTGCCTGCCGGCTACGATCCGTCACTGCTGGTCGCCGAGGTCGAGAAGACCGGGTACACGGCCGCACTGCCCAAGCCCAAGGACACTACGGCGAACATGTCGGAGACCGAGGCCGGGGAGGAGGAAGACAGTGAGCTCACCTCGCTGCGGCATCGGCTGATCGGCGCGATCGTGCTCACTGTTCCCGTGATCGCGATGGCGATGATCCCCGCGCTGCAGTTCACGTATTGGCAGTGGGCCTCACTCGCCCTGGCCGCACCGGTGATCATCTGGGGAGCTTGGCCGTTCCACAAGGCGGCGTGGACGAACCTCAAGCACGGTGCGGCGACGATGGACACGCTCATCTCGATGGGTACCTCCGTCGCGCTGCTGTGGTCGCTCTATGCGCTCTTCCTCGGCACTGCCGGCACTCCCGGCATGACGCACCCCTTCGAGTTCACGATCGCTCCGTCGGATGGCGCGGCGAACATTTATCTCGAAGTCGGCGCGGGCGTGACGATGTTCATCCTCGCCGGCCGCTACTTCGAGAAGCGATCCAAGCGCCAGGCCGGGGCCGCGCTGCGCGCCCTCCTGGAGTTGGGCGCGAAGGAAGTCGCCGTACTCCGCGACGGCGTAGAGGTGAAGATCCCCACCTCTGAGCTGGCGGTCGGCGACGAGTTCATCGTCCGTCCAGGCGAGAAGATCGCCACCGACGGTCTCGTGACCTCCGGCTCCTCCGCGGTGGACGCCTCGATGCTCACCGGCGAGTCCGTGCCGGTCGAGGTCCGCGAGGGCGACTCGGTCACCGGTGCCACCGTCAACGCCGGCGGCCGCCTGGTCGTGCGGGCGACTCGTGTGGGTTCGGACACACAGCTCGCACAGATGGCGAAGCTCGTCGAGGACGCGCAGACCGGCAAGGCCGAGGTGCAGCGTCTGGCCGATCGTATCTCCGGCATCTTCGTGCCGATCGTCATCGTCGTCGCGTTCATCACCCTCGGCGCCTGGCTGGGAGGCGGGTTCCCCGTCGCCGCCGCGTTCACCGCAGCGGTCGCTGTGCTCGTCATCGCCTGCCCCTGCGCGCTGGGTCTGGCGACCCCGACCGCGTTGCTCGTCGGCACCGGGCGCGGTGCGCAGATGGGCGTCCTCATCAAGGGCCCGGAGGTGCTGGAGTCCACTCGCAAGGTCGACACCGTCGTGCTCGATAAGACCGGCACCGTCACCAGCGGCAAGATGACTCTGACCGACGTGATCACTGAGCCCGGTGTGGATCGTACGGAGCTGCTGCGTTTCGCCGGTGCACTGGAAGACTCTTCGGAGCATCCGATTGCGCAGGCGATCGCCAAGGGCGCGACCCAGGAAGTCGGCCAGCTGCCTACTCCAGAGGACTTCGCCAATGTCGAGGGCAAGGGCGTGCAGGGCATCGTCGAGGGGACCCCGGTCGTCGTCGGCCGCGAGTCTCTGCTGGCGGACTGGTCGCAGAAGCTCTCTCCGGAGGTCGCACAGGCGAAGGCCCAGGCCGAGGGCGAGGGCAAGACGGTCGTCGCGATCGGCTGGGACGGTGCTGCGCGCGGCATCCTCGTCGTCGCCGACACCGTCAAGCCCACGAGCGCCGAGGCGATCCGCGGGCTCAAGGAGATCGGCCTGACCCCGGTGCTGCTCACCGGTGACAACGAGGCCGTGGCCCGCCAGATCGCGTCCGAGGTCGGCATCGACGAGGTCATCGCCGAAGTGCTACCCAAGGACAAGGTCGACGTCGTCACTCGCCTCCAGGAAGAGGGCAAGATCGTCGCGATGGTCGGCGACGGCGTCAACGACGCCCCCGCGCTCGCGCAGGCTGATCTGGGCCTGGCGATGGGCACCGGCACGGACGTCGCGATCGAGGCCTCCGACATCACGCTCGTGCGCGGTGACCTGCGGGCCGCCGTCGACGCGATCCGCCTGTCCAGGAAGACCCTGTCGACGATCAAGACCAACCTGTTCTGGGCATTCGCCTACAACACCGCCGCGATCCCGGTCGCTGCGCTCGGCATGCTCAACCCCATGCTCGCAGGTGCGGCGATGGCGTTCTCCAGCGTCTTCGTCGTCGGCAACAGCCTCCGCCTGCGCGGGTTCACGAGCGTCGCCTCGAAGTGA
- a CDS encoding metal-sensitive transcriptional regulator, whose product MTTTTPTTETHLDTCPAGGDGDASVHGYISDKTKYRNRLRRLEGQIRGIDRMVDEDRYCIDILTQISAVTRALENVALGLLDDHLKHCVLDAALAGGPVSEQRLGEASEAIARLVRS is encoded by the coding sequence ATGACCACTACGACTCCCACCACCGAAACCCACCTCGACACCTGCCCCGCAGGAGGCGACGGCGACGCGTCCGTCCACGGATACATCAGCGATAAGACGAAGTACCGCAATCGTCTGCGGCGCCTCGAAGGCCAAATCCGCGGCATCGATCGGATGGTCGACGAGGACCGCTACTGCATCGACATCCTCACCCAGATCTCCGCAGTCACCAGGGCACTCGAAAATGTCGCCCTCGGCCTGCTCGACGATCACCTCAAGCATTGTGTCCTCGACGCCGCACTCGCCGGCGGACCAGTGAGCGAGCAGAGGCTCGGCGAGGCGTCCGAGGCCATCGCCCGCCTCGTGCGCTCCTGA
- a CDS encoding metal-sensitive transcriptional regulator, whose amino-acid sequence MSVDTDSHQHGYISDKERYLGRMKRIEGQARGIAKMIDEEKYCIDILTQVSALTRALQGVATGLLDDHLKHCVLDAAKLSDEAAVEKIQEATDAINRLVRS is encoded by the coding sequence ATGTCTGTCGATACCGATTCCCACCAGCACGGCTACATCAGCGACAAGGAGCGCTATCTCGGCCGCATGAAGCGCATCGAAGGACAGGCGCGTGGGATCGCGAAGATGATCGATGAGGAGAAGTACTGCATCGACATCCTCACCCAGGTCTCCGCTCTGACCCGTGCCCTCCAGGGGGTTGCGACTGGTCTGCTCGACGACCATCTCAAGCACTGCGTGCTTGATGCCGCCAAGCTCAGCGACGAGGCGGCCGTCGAGAAGATCCAGGAAGCCACCGACGCCATCAACCGGCTCGTTCGCTCCTGA
- a CDS encoding ArsR/SmtB family transcription factor — MTMKKVEHVHATYDTPHLNAAVGVFALLANPVSVKMILAIRDIEVSANHLADIVDLPVDQTSHELHRLESAGIVSRQRRESGDFYLLNGVHAGALAEAAIFHAEHQQQERTRAGSPTSNSRPN; from the coding sequence ATGACTATGAAAAAGGTTGAGCACGTGCACGCCACGTATGACACACCGCATCTGAATGCGGCGGTCGGAGTCTTCGCGTTGCTGGCGAATCCGGTGAGTGTGAAGATGATCCTCGCCATTCGCGACATCGAGGTCTCTGCCAATCACCTGGCGGACATCGTCGACCTTCCCGTCGACCAGACCTCCCACGAGCTTCACCGCCTGGAGTCGGCCGGGATCGTGAGTCGGCAGCGACGCGAGTCCGGCGACTTCTACCTATTGAACGGTGTGCATGCCGGGGCGCTGGCTGAGGCTGCGATCTTCCATGCCGAACATCAGCAGCAGGAACGCACTCGTGCGGGTTCTCCCACCTCGAACTCGCGACCGAACTGA
- a CDS encoding heavy-metal-associated domain-containing protein — protein MASNDYQVTGMTCGHCEMSIREEVSEIPGVQDIQVSAQTGKLNVTAEGEIDDAKVLAAVEEAGYSAVRV, from the coding sequence ATGGCTTCGAACGATTACCAGGTGACGGGCATGACCTGCGGCCACTGCGAGATGTCGATCCGCGAGGAGGTCAGCGAGATCCCCGGCGTCCAGGACATCCAAGTCAGCGCGCAGACCGGCAAGCTCAACGTCACCGCCGAGGGTGAGATCGACGACGCCAAGGTCCTCGCGGCGGTCGAGGAGGCCGGCTACTCGGCGGTGCGCGTCTGA
- a CDS encoding YHS domain-containing protein gives MSSCCSTNETNPAVENGGRENLLGGGADDMTTCPVMVGTPVSKKTAEAAGLYRDFEDERYYFCCAGCGPAFDSDPAKYAANMA, from the coding sequence ATGAGCAGCTGCTGCAGCACGAACGAGACCAACCCGGCCGTGGAGAACGGTGGACGCGAGAACCTTCTTGGCGGGGGCGCCGATGACATGACCACCTGCCCGGTCATGGTCGGCACCCCGGTCAGCAAGAAGACCGCCGAGGCCGCCGGCCTCTACCGCGACTTCGAGGATGAGCGCTACTACTTCTGCTGCGCTGGTTGTGGGCCTGCGTTCGATTCGGACCCGGCCAAGTACGCCGCCAACATGGCGTAA